The Camelus dromedarius isolate mCamDro1 chromosome 25, mCamDro1.pat, whole genome shotgun sequence genome has a segment encoding these proteins:
- the MED21 gene encoding mediator of RNA polymerase II transcription subunit 21, with protein sequence MADRLTQLQDAVNSLADQFCNAIGVLQQCGPPASFSNIQTAINKDQPANPTEEYAQLFAALIARTAKDIDVLIDSLPSEESTAALQAASLYKLEEENHEAATCLEDVVYRGDMLLEKIQSALADIAQSQLKTRSGTHSQSLPDS encoded by the exons CTTGCGGATCAGTTTTGTAATGCCATTGGAGTGTTGCAGCAGTGTGGTCCTCCTGCTTCATTTAGTAATATTCAGACAGCAATTAACAAAGATCAGCCAGCTAATCCTACAGAAG AATACGCCCAGCTTTTTGCAGCGCTGATTGCACGAACAGCAAAGGACATTGATGTTTTGATAGATTCTTTACCCAGTGAAGAGTCTACAGCTGCTTTACAg GCTGCTAGCTTGTATAAGTTGGAAGAAGAAAACCACGAAGCCGCCACCTGTCTGGAGGATGTGGTTTATCGAGGGGACATGCTTCTGGAGAAGATACAGAGTGCCCTTGCTGATATCGCACAGTCACAGCTGAAGACAAGAAGTGGTACCCACAGCCAGTCTCTTCCAGACTCGTAG